The following are encoded together in the Daucus carota subsp. sativus chromosome 5, DH1 v3.0, whole genome shotgun sequence genome:
- the LOC108222695 gene encoding uncharacterized protein LOC108222695, translated as MITQKTEISGYVFVGGSHKHKRWQLISLVWHSHNIYMAGKDGEDFYVDIGDSESGKNVAREDMSSKDMLDTGNAMEALTRVDLDLAYSSEKSVNLDTLMMHVWAWEKEFEALATDDISVDYIEKALAYDFFSGILESEWRLNCTFWRVSKAITGECTGNEDAVNQVANDIPGVQSNLLEI; from the exons GTATGTGTTTGTAGGTGGGAGTCATAAACACAAAAGATGGCAACTAATAAGTCTTG TTTGGCATTCCCATAACATATATATGGCAGGGAAAGATGGTGAAGATTTTTATGTTGATATTGGTGATTCAGAGTCTGGGAAAAATGTAGCACGTGAAGATATGTCGTCTAAAGACATGTTGGATACTGGAAATGCCATGGAAGCTTTAACCAGAGTGGACTTGGACTTGGCATACTCTTCCGAGAAATCAGTTAATCTAGACACACTTATGATGCATGTTTGGGCATGGGAaaaagaatttgaagctctggcTACAGATGATATATCTGTTGATTACATAGAGAAAGCATTGGCATATGATTTCTTTTCGGGTATCTTAGAATCAGAG TGGAGGTTAAATTGTACATTCTGGCGAGTCTCTAAAGCAATCACAGGAGAATGCACTGGAAATGAAGATGCAGTTAACCAAGTTGCAAATGACATCCCTGGCGTTCAATCCAACCTATT GGAAATATAA
- the LOC108220831 gene encoding chalcone isomerase-like protein 2 isoform X2: protein MGTEVVMVDGIPFPPQITTSSSSPLSLLAHGITDIEIHFLQIKFTAIGVYINLEDILPHIKNWKGKTGDELVQDDDFFDALVTARADKFLRIVVIKEIKGSQYGVQVESAIRDRLAEVDKYEEEEEAALDQVVQFFQSKYFKKDSVITINFPATAAIAEIGLSIEGKEDSFSKIKVENENVAEMLQKWYLGGSRGVSPTTISSIANSLSTHLCVPPPSP from the exons A TGGGGACTGAAGTGGTGATGGTAGATGGAATTCCCTTTCCTCCTCAGATCACAACGTCCTCGTCCTCTCCGTTATCTCTTCTGGCTCATg GAATCACGGACATTGAGATACATTTCCTCCAAATCAAGTTCACTGCAATCGGTGTTTACATTAATCTGGAAGACATTCTCCCACATATAAAAAACTGGAAGGGTAAAACAGGAGATGAGCTCGTTCAGGACGACGACTTCTTTGACGCTTTGGTTACtg CCCGGGCGGACAAGTTTTTGAGAATAGTGGTGATAAAAGAGATAAAAGGATCGCAGTATGGAGTTCAGGTGGAGAGTGCAATTAGGGATCGACTAGCAGAAGTTGATAAatatgaagaagaggaagaggcTGCGCTCGACCAAGTTGTCCAGTTCTTTCAGTCCAAATATTTCAAGAAAGACTCTGTCATCACCATCAATTTTCCTGCCACTGCTGCCATCGCTGAG ATCGGGTTGTCGATAGAGGGGAAGGAAGACagtttttcaaaaatcaaagtGGAGAATGAGAATGTAGCGGAGATGTTGCAGAAATGGTATCTAGGAGGTAGCAGGGGCGTCTCACCTACCACCATTTCATCTATCGCGAACTCCCTCAGTACTCATTTGTGCGTCCCACCCCCCAGTCCATGA
- the LOC108220831 gene encoding chalcone isomerase-like protein 2 isoform X1: MGTVGTEVVMVDGIPFPPQITTSSSSPLSLLAHGITDIEIHFLQIKFTAIGVYINLEDILPHIKNWKGKTGDELVQDDDFFDALVTARADKFLRIVVIKEIKGSQYGVQVESAIRDRLAEVDKYEEEEEAALDQVVQFFQSKYFKKDSVITINFPATAAIAEIGLSIEGKEDSFSKIKVENENVAEMLQKWYLGGSRGVSPTTISSIANSLSTHLCVPPPSP; the protein is encoded by the exons ATGGGTACAGTGGGGACTGAAGTGGTGATGGTAGATGGAATTCCCTTTCCTCCTCAGATCACAACGTCCTCGTCCTCTCCGTTATCTCTTCTGGCTCATg GAATCACGGACATTGAGATACATTTCCTCCAAATCAAGTTCACTGCAATCGGTGTTTACATTAATCTGGAAGACATTCTCCCACATATAAAAAACTGGAAGGGTAAAACAGGAGATGAGCTCGTTCAGGACGACGACTTCTTTGACGCTTTGGTTACtg CCCGGGCGGACAAGTTTTTGAGAATAGTGGTGATAAAAGAGATAAAAGGATCGCAGTATGGAGTTCAGGTGGAGAGTGCAATTAGGGATCGACTAGCAGAAGTTGATAAatatgaagaagaggaagaggcTGCGCTCGACCAAGTTGTCCAGTTCTTTCAGTCCAAATATTTCAAGAAAGACTCTGTCATCACCATCAATTTTCCTGCCACTGCTGCCATCGCTGAG ATCGGGTTGTCGATAGAGGGGAAGGAAGACagtttttcaaaaatcaaagtGGAGAATGAGAATGTAGCGGAGATGTTGCAGAAATGGTATCTAGGAGGTAGCAGGGGCGTCTCACCTACCACCATTTCATCTATCGCGAACTCCCTCAGTACTCATTTGTGCGTCCCACCCCCCAGTCCATGA
- the LOC108224000 gene encoding transcription factor RF2b encodes MEEDPGNGNPSSNKGGSNAGSSKSSHRRAQSEVHFRLPDDLDLSSDPFDAPSGSFEDIGSEDDLFCTYMDMEKLGGAARSSLMLNNIDDSPAFSLGNNNNNAGGGEGEKCSSSSNNITRPRHRYSNSVDSTTNSSSALLFNTANPNPTESIEAKKAMAPDKLAELWNLDPKRAKRILANRQSAARSKERKARYISELERKAQTLQTEATTLSAQLTLFQRDTTGLTNENTELKLRLQAMEQQAQLRDALNDALKQEVERLRVATGEMSTHSDAYELGIPHVPYYQSAFSPHHPQPGSGGPLNGQLSRFYSIQSSMSNQQQHPVLSAAANAQVLSETLQQDPLGRFQGLDISNRGSHLVKSEGPSVSASESSSTF; translated from the exons ATGGAAGAAGATCCGGGAAATGGAAATCCAAGCAGTAACAAAGGAGGTTCCAATGCTGGTAGCAGCAAATCATCTCACCGGCGAGCTCAATCGGAAGTTCACTTCCGGCTGCCGGACGACCTAGATCTGAGCTCGGATCCGTTCGATGCACCTTCAGGAAGTTTCGAAGACATCGGATCTGAAGACGATCTATTCTGCACTTACATGGACATGGAGAAACTCGGCGGCGCTGCCAGATCTAGTTTAATGCTCAACAACATAGACGATTCACCTGCCTTCAGTTTAGGTAACAATAACAACAATGCTGGAGGCGGTGAAGGAGAAAAAtgtagcagcagcagcaacaacatTACCAGGCCGCGCCATCGGTATAGCAATTCGGTGGATAGTACAACAAACAGTAGCAGTGCTCTTCTTTTCAATACTGCTAATCCCAATCCTACCGAAAGTATTGAGGCTAAGAAAGCTATGGCTCCTGACAAGCTTGCCGAATTGTGGAACTTAGATCCCAAGCGCGCCAAGAG GATCTTGGCAAATCGTCAGTCTGCTGCTCGTTCAAAAGAGAGGAAGGCACGCTACATATCTGAGCTTGAGAGAAAAGCCCAAACCCTTCAAACAGAAGCTACCACACTTTCTGCGCAGCTCACACTTTTTCAG AGAGACACAACAGGTTTGACAAATGAAAATACAGAGCTTAAGCTCCGGTTGCAAGCCATGGAACAACAAGCTCAACTACGTGATG CTTTGAATGATGCACTGAAGCAAGAAGTGGAAAGGCTCAGAGTTGCCACCGGAGAGATGTCAACTCATTCAGATGCATATGAGTTGGGAATTCCTCATGTCCCCTATTACCAGTCTGCCTTTTCTCCTCACCATCCACAACCAGGGTCAGGTGGTCCTCTAAATGGACAATTGTCTCGATTCTATTCCATTCAGTCTAGCATGTCAAATCAGCAGCAACACCCTGTGCTTTCAGCTGCTGCAAATGCGCAGGTTCTCTCTGAGACGTTACAGCAGGATCCCCTTGGCCGTTTTCAGGGACTTGATATCAGCAACAGGGGTTCTCATCTCGTGAAGTCTGAAGGACCTTCTGTTTctgcaagtgaaagcagtagtACATTTTAA
- the LOC108223791 gene encoding superoxide dismutase [Mn], mitochondrial, which produces MAFRTLVTKTSLRSSFEQIRGIQTTPFTLPDLAYDYGALEPAISGEIMKLHHQKHHQTYVTNYNKALEQLDAAVSRSDSTSIAKLHAALKFNGGGHINHSIFWKNLAPVAEGGGEPPKGSIGDAIDTQFGSVEALVQKMNAEGAALQGSGWVWLGLDKELKRLVVETTANQDPLVSGGSNLVPLLGIDVWEHAYYLQYKNVRPDYLKNIWKVINWKFASEVYEKEFPKT; this is translated from the exons ATGGCTTTCCGAACCCTAGTAACTAAAACAAGCTTACGGTCAAGTTTTGAGCAGATACGAGGAATACAGACGACTCCGTTCACTCTACCGGACCTAGCTTACGACTATGGTGCACTAGAGCCGGCGATTAGCGGTGAGATAATGAAGCTGCACCACCAGAAGCATCACCAGACTTATGTCACCAATTACAACAAAGCTCTCGAACAGCTCGATGCCGCTGTCTCCCGGTCTGACTCTACAAGTATTGCTAAACTCCACGCCGCTCTCAAATTCAATGGCGGAg GTCATATCAATCATTCGATTTTCTGGAAGAATCTTGCTCCAGTTGCG GAAGGAGGTGGTGAGCCTCCTAAGGGGTCCATTGGAGATGCTATTGACACTCAATTTGGTTCGGTGGAGGCATTAGTTCAGAAGATGAATGCCGAAGGGGCTGCTTTACAGGGTTCGGGATGGGTG TGGCTTGGTTTGGACAAAGAACTGAAAAGGCTGGTGGTAGAGACCACTGCAAATCAG GACCCTCTGGTTAGTGGCGGATCTAATTTGGTTCCCCTGCTTGGTATTGATGTATGGGAACATGCCTACTACTTGCAG TACAAAAATGTTAGGCCAGATTACCTGAAGAACATATGGAAAGTCATTAACTGGAAATTCGCCAGTGAAGTTTATGAAAAAGAGTTTCCTAAAACTTGA
- the LOC108222341 gene encoding LOB domain-containing protein 15: MGRRHMSLRHPGSLNTITPCAACKLLRRRCAQECPFSPYFSPHEPQKFASVHKVFGASNVSKLLLEVPENQRADAANSLVYEANVRLRDPVYGCMGAISALQQQIQSLQVELSAVKDEILRYNKYYTATRKTTGVLPTHVGDFISSGAAVSVINTAPLPIPTSQSQLLQQPTSAPTTTSSSSNSMYTVTTSTATNYSTLSTDNVSYFG, from the exons ATGGGAAGGAGACATATGTCGTTGCGACATCCGGGAAGCTTAAACACAATTACACCCTGTGCCGCATGTAAGCTTCTTAGAAGAAGGTGTGCTCAAGAATGTCCCTTCTCTCCTTATTTCTCCCCACATGAACCCCAAAAGTTTGCTTCTGTTCACAAAGTCTTTGGCGCAAGTAATGTTTCTAAGTTGCTTTTG GAGGTACCAGAGAATCAAAGAGCCGATGCTGCAAACAGTTTGGTTTATGAGGCTAATGTTAGGTTAAGAGATCCGGTTTATGGTTGCATGGGTGCAATTTCAGCTTTGCAGCAACAAATTCAATCTTTGCAAGTTGAACTCAGCGCAGTAAAGGATGAGATCTTAAGATACAACAAATATTACACAGCGACTAGGAAAACTACTGGTGTACTACCCACTCATGTTGGTGACTTCATTTCTTCAGGAGCTGCCGTATCTGTCATAAACACTGCACCATTGCCCATACCTACGTCACAGTCGCAGCTGCTACAACAACCAACATCTGCTCCTACAACGACTTCATCCTCATCTAATTCCATGTACACAGTAACGACATCTACTGCTACCAATTATAGCACTCTTTCGACGGATAACGTATCCTACTTTGGTTAA